ACAAGGTATACGTTAGGCTTGAACTCAACTCTCATCATCCTCTGTTTTGCGCTGACGGATATACAGGTAAACCGTATGTTTGGAGATGTTTAGGCGCTCGGCAACGCGGTTAATCGCATCTTTAATATCAAAGATGCCTTTGTCGTAAAGCTCCATCACGATCTGACGGTTCTTAGTGTTGTTCGATACCGACTTGTCTGCATTGATCTCTTCGATTGTGCGCTCTACGGTTTGGTCTACCAGCTCTTCAACATCACTCGCGAAGTTCACTGAAGACGCCGCTTCATCTGCATCTTGCGTTGGCATGAAAGATTGCAGTACTTGTGAGAACGGAGCATCAAGATTGACGTTGATACAAAGCAGGCCGATAACTCGGTCGTCGCCATTACGGATAGCTACCGTAATCGACTTCATTAACACGCCACCCTTTGCGCGCGTAAAGTATGAACGCGAGAAGTTACGCTTGGAGCCTTCAATATCTTTGAGCATCTTCAACGCTAAATCGGTGATTGGAGAACCAACCTGACGCCCGGTATTCTCACCGTTGGCAATTTTTATCGCAGAAGTATTGAGATCTTCTAGCGAGTGCAAAACGATTTCACAAAACGGACCAATAAGACTTGCGATGCCATCCACAACGGCTTCATAAGATCTTAGAATGATTTTATCGTGTTCACTGAATGGCATGACATTGACTGATTCCATTTCAAGTAACACATCCGCATTGACTGTTTCTGTAGTAGTCACTTAATTCCTTACCTTCGTGTGAAAAATCAACAAATTTATGTAAGTTTATCAGAAATTTTTAATTGCACACCTAGCTAACATTACAACTAGTGATTTAGAACAAGTTAAAAAACAAATTACTCAAAATGACAGCATAAAAAAAGGCCTAACTGAGTTAGGCCTTAGAACGCTTTGTGAAACGATTATTGTGCAGCTGTTTCTTCTGCGTTATCAATCTTCAGTAGCTCAACTTCAAATACCAGCGTTGAGTTCGCAGGGATTGTTGGTGTGTCTTGCTCACCGTACGCTAGCTCTGGCGGAATAACGAATTTGTACTTAGAACCCACTTGCATTAGCTGTACGCCTTCAGTCCAGCCTGGGATTACGCGGTTTAGCGGGAATGTTGCTGGTTCGCCACGATCGTACGAACTATCAAACTGAGTACCGTCGGTTAGCGTGCCTTTGTAGTGGACTTGTACCGTGTCAGTATCTTTCGGAGACTCACCTTCCGCCGGTGTCATGACTTGGTATAGTAGACCAGAGTCAGTTTTTTGAACGCCTTCTGTTTTCTCAAACTCAGCACGGAAGTCATCACCGGCTTTCTTAGTTGCTGCTGATTTCTCTGCTGCTTGAGCTTGCATTGTTTCTGCGACGCGTTGATCAAGCGCTTCTAGTGCCGAGCGAGTCTCGTCTTCGTTTAGTGCAGTGTTGCCAGCAAATACATCTTCGATACCTTTCAGTACCATCTCTTTGTCTAGGTTGATGCCTAGTTCGCTTGGCTTATCAATGCTTGTGCTTAGGTAGTTTGCAAATGAAACACCGATCGCGTAAGCCGCTTTGTCGTCTTCTGTTTTAAAGTTTACTGCTTCAACTTTCACTTCTTCGACTTGAGGAGCTTCTGCCTTTGGTTCTTCTTTCTGACAACCAACTGCTAGCATAACCGTCGCGGCAAGCAGTGATACTTTTAAAACTGATTTCATTGAATACTCCAATTAATGGCCAAGCCATTGGTTATTGTGCACAAATCTAATGATTAGATTGGTGTGAATACGTTAGTTATAACAATATACTAGTTCTATGTCTTCTGACACAAACCGGATTATTGGACGTGATGCGAATATTTTTTCACTCGTTACTATATGCAATTGTCATCACTCTGTTAAATGGGTGTTTTTTCTTCCAACAGAATGATCAACGTTGGGATATTGAACCCAATGGTGCCACCAGCTTTGCGTTAAGTAGAGACGGTCGCTTTGCTCTGCTCTATTCTCAGAAGAAACACTTGCTACTGTGGGATCTCGCAGAGAATCAAGAACTCGCCCAACTTGGAGAACAAGACCAAGAGAGCTCGCCCGTTACACGCATCAAAATCTCGGACAATGGTCGCTATGCGGTGACAGCCAGTCAGATGAACTTTGCCGTTTGGGACCTAACTTGGACGCAAGCCGAAGGGCTTTGGTCTATCTCTGACGGATTGATCCGCGATGTCGACATCTCCAGTAACGGCGAGAAGGTCCTACTCGGATTATCAAACGGTAAAGCCATCTACGTGGACTTAGTCACTGGTCGCCGCTTAGAGTTCCTTGCCCATCGAGAAAAAGTCAATTCCGTCTCGCTCTCGTCCAATGGCCGCTATGCGCTCTCAGGTGGTAACGACTACAAAGCCTACCTTTGGGATACAGAAACAGGGCTGGTTTTACGTACCTTCGAGCACGAGCAGCGCGTGGTGCGAGTCGTACTCCAGCGGGATGGTGAACTGGCTTTTACCTCCGATGGTGGAAACCAGGCCATAGTGTGGGATCTTGAAACAGGTAAACCACAAGCGGAGCTACAAAGCTGGTCACGGCAACTGATCTTCTCAACCGCTCGCTTCTCTGATGATGGTCTGCAACTTGTCACGGGTACACCATCAAGCCAAGTCAGTATTTGGGATACGCAGACCGGCAAGCGTATCGCTCGCTACGAAGCGGAGCCGTTAAAAGATGCTCGCCCTCCTCGTGCGGTAGTGTATGATGCAGCCTTTGATAATCAGAGCCGTGTAATATCGGGAACATCAGCGGGCATCGCCCAAGCTTGGAACGTGGATTAAGAACGATGACAGAAAAGCTAGTTGAACAACTAGAGAGCCGAGTGAATGACCTTGAGTGTCAGCTGGCTTTCCAAGAACAGACCATTGAAGAACTCAATGAAGCACTGAGCCAACAACAATTGCTGATCACTAAGATGCAAGACCAAATGAAATATGTTGTCGGTAAGGTTAAGAATATCGACGGCTCAAATCTGGCTGACGCATCAGAAGAGACGCCACCGCCACACTACTGATATTCAGATATCGGCAGTGAGAGTTTCTGTGAATGCAAAAAGGGTGACTCATGGTCACCCTTTTTGTTTTATATAAATCAGTTAATGCTCAACCCTGCCGATAAGTCCGTTTAATCATCGGCGTAGATTTTCACTTCTACGGTACCATCTACATCAACACTCGCACGATACATACCTGAGCTGTTCATGCCGAAGTGAATCTCACCTTGGCTATCAATGGCGATTAAGCCACCTTCTCCGCCCATCTCTTTCAATTCACCCTGAATGATATGTTCACAAGCCGTATGTACATCTTCTTTCAAGTAACGCATACGCGCCGCCACATCACTGGCAACCATCTTACGCAGAAATAACTCACCCATTCCTGTGGTTGAAACGGCAACATTGCCATTCTCAGCAATGGTTCCTGCACCTATAATTGGTGAGTCGCCGACACGACCGTACTTCTTGTTCGTTACGCCACCGGTACTGGTCGCTGCAGCGAGGTTACCCGCTTGGTCTAATGCCACAGCACCTACCGTGCCGTACTTTTTATCGTCTGGATATTTGCCGTCTTGCTGTTCATCGTATTTCGCCTCAGACAACGCGAAGATACCTTTCTCTTTCATCGACTGCAGCTGGTCGTAGCGGCGCTCGGTGAAGAAGTAATCTTGCTCAGTAAAGGTATAGTCATGTTCAAAGGCAAACTTCTCTGCCCCTTCACCAATCAGTAATACGTGATCGCTTTTAAGCATCACATCGCGAGCCAGTTCGATCGGGTTTTTAATATGGCGCACGCCAGCAATGGCACCCGCATTCATCTCTTTACCATGCATAACGGACGCATCCATCTCAACAAACTCATCATGCGTAAGCACGGAGCCTTTACCCGCATTGAAGTGTGGACTGTCTTCCATCACTTTAACCGCAGCCACTACCGCACCTAGTGCATCACCACCCGACTGTAGAATTTGATGGCCTGCCAATACGGACTTTTCTAACGCTTCGACAATGCCAGCTTTTAGCTCATCACTCATCTGCTCTCGTAAAATCGTCCCCGCACCACCATGTATCGCGATAGAAAAAGGGTGTGACATAGATGCTCTCCATTTATCAGTCTGGGTATTTTGCTTACCAATACCATATTCACCCAGCTGTGTCTGGTAAAGGCGAATAATTTAGGCCAACCAAGCCCGAAGTGTCTGACCCAACAGTCACTACGTAAGACTGCTTCAACAAAGTAAGTCCGTATCGAAAACGCCCATACAGTCGATACGAAAAAGCCTCCACGAGGGAGGCTTTCTATATTCAGCTTGGGTTCACTGATTAGTGAGAACCGCAGCTACCGCCACCGCAGCAGCCTTCTTTTTTCTCTTCACCATGGTCGTGACCTTCGCCACCACAGCAACCGCCTTCGTGATCATGGTCGTGGCCGTGACCGCCACAGCCGCCTTCTTGGTGAACGTGACCGTGTTGAACCTCTTCTTCAGTCGCTTCACGAACCGCTACCACCTCAACATCGAACGTCAGAGTTTGGCCAGCTAGCATGTGGTTGCCGTCTACAACAACTTCGTCGCCGTCAACTTCAGTCACTTCTACTGGGATTGGACCTTGGTCTGTGTCAGCTAGGAAACGCATACCCACTTCGATCTGCTCAACACCTTGGAATACGTCTGCTGGTACACGTTGAACAAGTGCATCGTTATGTTCGCCGTAAGCTTCTTCTGGTGCAACTGTCGCAGAGAACTTGTCGCCTGCAACTTTACCTTCAAGCTCTTTTTCAAGACCTGTGATTAGGTTGTTATGACCGTGAAGGTAATCTAGTGGAGCTTCTGCAGTTGATTGGTCAACTACTACGCCATCTTCAAGTTTCACTTGATATGCAACACTAACTACTACGTTCTTTTCAATTTTCATGAGAGCTCCAAGGAGGTTTGGACTAAGCTCCAACAATTGAGCTTAGGAAAAATTCTGTACCGGGACATTATGGGGATCAATTAACGAAACACAATCATTCCGGCTTAAAAATACCGATCATTTCTTGATTCGCGTGTTCAGATTTCTCTACAGTTTTCGGTTTACGTTGCTCTGTAAAGTCGCAATCAACACACTCCACCAGCTCAATATTGTTCTCTACCCACCAGCGTAGGGTATCTTGAGCGTTACAGCTTGGGCAGCTAGCGCCAGCAATAAAGCGTTTTTTCTGTTTCACGTTATCTATCCTTTACAACTTGGATGCGTGCCATTTCATTATGGCTGTTATCTTATAATTTTGTCGGCAGCTTACTGCCAGTAATTTCGAGATTGGTGATCATTTTCCATTTCATGCCCAAAAATCTCTTCTAACTCTTTGCGAGCCTCTTTAGCCCTTTGTGCTAATTCAGCATCTTCACTGTGCTGAGGAAGCAGCTCTTTTAACATAGCGTTGTCGAGCTTGCGGAAATGCGCCTCAGCACGTTTCGCTTTATACGGATGCATCCCCAGCTCAGTCAGAGCTTGTCTACCTAAGTCTAACGCCCCTAAGAAGGTTTCACGAGAGTAGTTCGTCACACCGTGGTTCAATAGTTGGTACGCTTCGACACGACTTCGAGCACGTGCCAAGATTTTTAAGCGAGGAAAATGCTGACGACATAAATCGACGGTTTTCATGATTTCGTCTGGAGAGTCGGTACACAAGATAATGGCTTCAGCTCTGTCAGCACCCGCTGCACGTAAGAGTTCTAAATGCGTTGAGTCACCATAAAAGACTTTATAACCGAACTTACGCAAGATATGGATTTGGCTCGCATCGCTCTCAAGAATAGTCACACGAATCTTGTTGGCATACATCAAGCGACCAATGATCTGACCAAAACGACCAAAACCCGCGATGATCACGCGAGGGCTGCGATCCACCACGTCAGAAGAGATCGCATTCTCACTGATTTGATTCAATTGACGCGCAAAAAACTTATCTTGCAGCTTGAGCATCAGTGGCGTGGTAACCATCGATAGACTCACAACGACCAGCAGGAATGAGACCTGTTCTAGACTCAAGATGCCTTGAGCGCTCGCTGCCGTAAAAATAACAAAAGCAAACTCACCACCTTGACTCAAGATCATCGCCATACGGCTACGTGCCTTCGCTTGTGTGCCAAAAATACGGGCAAGTACATAAAGCACAAGGCCTTTCATCACAACCAGCGCAGATACCGCTATCAAAATTGCAAACGGACTTTCAGCAAGCAGGCCTAGATTTACTGCCATGCCCACAGAGATAAAGAACAGACCGAGAAGCAGTCCTTTAAACGGCTCAATTGCGATCTCCAACTCGTGTCGGTATTCACTCTCAGCCAGTAACACACCCGCTAAGAAGGTGCCAAGTGCCATCGACAATCCAATCTGCTGCATCATAACCGCAATACCAATCACCAGCAGCAGTGCTGCAACGGTAAACAGTTCACGTACACCACTCAAGACTACATAACGAAACAGAGGGCGCAGTAGGAAGTGACCACCGATCAACAACCCCACCACTCCAGCAAGCATCCACAACATATCGCCCCAACTACCACCGGTATTGCCCGCAAGCAATGGCAGCAGCGCCAACATTGGTATTACCGCAATATCTTGAAACAGCAATACAGCAAAACCCGATTGCCCCGCCTCTTTGCCGCTCAATTCACGCTCTTCAATAACGCGTAGCGCAATGGCGGTAGACGAGAGTGCTAGACCCATACCGATAACCAAGCTGGTTTGCCAGTTCAGACCAAAGAGACACGCTACCGCTGTGATAAGTAATGTTGTTATGACAACTTGGGCGCCACCTAGCCCTAATATTGGCCCCCGCATAGTCCAAAGTTTTTTGGGATTGAGTTCGAGGCCAATGAGAAACAGCAGCAGCACCACACCCAACTCGGAGAAATGAAGAATCGATTCAACGTCACTAATAAGTCCAAGCCCCCAAGGACCAATCGCCACACCCGCCAAAAGATAACCTAAAACCGAGCCTAAACCAGCACGCTGAGCAATCGGCACCGCGACGACAGCAGCCGACAAGAAGATCACGCTGCTTTGGAGGAATTCATTGGTTAATGCCATTACTGAGCCTCCTCTTGGTTCTCTTCAAGAAGTTGCAACGGGTCCCTTAACCAATTGCGGTATGACTCGGCATGTTGGTAACGCGTCAGGTCTGATACGTTTCGCGCCCAATGCAAAACCAGAGGCTCTAGCCAGTGCATTTGACATAGGGCCGCCGTTAGCTCAAAAGGTTGCAAGATCTCTTGTAGTGGATATCTATTATAGCCCGAAGCACCAAATGCCTCCTCTTTACCACCTGTCGTGATCACACTGCGCCAGTACTTGCCTTTCAATGCACTATGCTCACCAAACGCAAAACCTTTACTCAGTACGCGATCAAACCACTCTTTAAGTAAAGCAGGACAAGAGTACA
The Vibrio pelagius genome window above contains:
- a CDS encoding SlyX family protein; the protein is MTEKLVEQLESRVNDLECQLAFQEQTIEELNEALSQQQLLITKMQDQMKYVVGKVKNIDGSNLADASEETPPPHY
- a CDS encoding YheV family putative zinc ribbon protein, with product MKQKKRFIAGASCPSCNAQDTLRWWVENNIELVECVDCDFTEQRKPKTVEKSEHANQEMIGIFKPE
- the kefB gene encoding glutathione-regulated potassium-efflux system protein KefB — translated: MALTNEFLQSSVIFLSAAVVAVPIAQRAGLGSVLGYLLAGVAIGPWGLGLISDVESILHFSELGVVLLLFLIGLELNPKKLWTMRGPILGLGGAQVVITTLLITAVACLFGLNWQTSLVIGMGLALSSTAIALRVIEERELSGKEAGQSGFAVLLFQDIAVIPMLALLPLLAGNTGGSWGDMLWMLAGVVGLLIGGHFLLRPLFRYVVLSGVRELFTVAALLLVIGIAVMMQQIGLSMALGTFLAGVLLAESEYRHELEIAIEPFKGLLLGLFFISVGMAVNLGLLAESPFAILIAVSALVVMKGLVLYVLARIFGTQAKARSRMAMILSQGGEFAFVIFTAASAQGILSLEQVSFLLVVVSLSMVTTPLMLKLQDKFFARQLNQISENAISSDVVDRSPRVIIAGFGRFGQIIGRLMYANKIRVTILESDASQIHILRKFGYKVFYGDSTHLELLRAAGADRAEAIILCTDSPDEIMKTVDLCRQHFPRLKILARARSRVEAYQLLNHGVTNYSRETFLGALDLGRQALTELGMHPYKAKRAEAHFRKLDNAMLKELLPQHSEDAELAQRAKEARKELEEIFGHEMENDHQSRNYWQ
- the slyD gene encoding peptidylprolyl isomerase encodes the protein MKIEKNVVVSVAYQVKLEDGVVVDQSTAEAPLDYLHGHNNLITGLEKELEGKVAGDKFSATVAPEEAYGEHNDALVQRVPADVFQGVEQIEVGMRFLADTDQGPIPVEVTEVDGDEVVVDGNHMLAGQTLTFDVEVVAVREATEEEVQHGHVHQEGGCGGHGHDHDHEGGCCGGEGHDHGEEKKEGCCGGGSCGSH
- the kefG gene encoding glutathione-regulated potassium-efflux system ancillary protein KefG, whose product is MSDLLSTNNTVPKVLVIFAHPEPQTSIANQVMLKKIESLGHVKIHDLYAAYPDFFIDVPSEHELLLEHDIIVFQHPLFMYSCPALLKEWFDRVLSKGFAFGEHSALKGKYWRSVITTGGKEEAFGASGYNRYPLQEILQPFELTAALCQMHWLEPLVLHWARNVSDLTRYQHAESYRNWLRDPLQLLEENQEEAQ
- the fkpA gene encoding FKBP-type peptidyl-prolyl cis-trans isomerase, giving the protein MKSVLKVSLLAATVMLAVGCQKEEPKAEAPQVEEVKVEAVNFKTEDDKAAYAIGVSFANYLSTSIDKPSELGINLDKEMVLKGIEDVFAGNTALNEDETRSALEALDQRVAETMQAQAAEKSAATKKAGDDFRAEFEKTEGVQKTDSGLLYQVMTPAEGESPKDTDTVQVHYKGTLTDGTQFDSSYDRGEPATFPLNRVIPGWTEGVQLMQVGSKYKFVIPPELAYGEQDTPTIPANSTLVFEVELLKIDNAEETAAQ
- a CDS encoding helix-turn-helix transcriptional regulator, which produces MTTTETVNADVLLEMESVNVMPFSEHDKIILRSYEAVVDGIASLIGPFCEIVLHSLEDLNTSAIKIANGENTGRQVGSPITDLALKMLKDIEGSKRNFSRSYFTRAKGGVLMKSITVAIRNGDDRVIGLLCINVNLDAPFSQVLQSFMPTQDADEAASSVNFASDVEELVDQTVERTIEEINADKSVSNNTKNRQIVMELYDKGIFDIKDAINRVAERLNISKHTVYLYIRQRKTEDDES
- a CDS encoding isoaspartyl peptidase/L-asparaginase family protein, which translates into the protein MSHPFSIAIHGGAGTILREQMSDELKAGIVEALEKSVLAGHQILQSGGDALGAVVAAVKVMEDSPHFNAGKGSVLTHDEFVEMDASVMHGKEMNAGAIAGVRHIKNPIELARDVMLKSDHVLLIGEGAEKFAFEHDYTFTEQDYFFTERRYDQLQSMKEKGIFALSEAKYDEQQDGKYPDDKKYGTVGAVALDQAGNLAAATSTGGVTNKKYGRVGDSPIIGAGTIAENGNVAVSTTGMGELFLRKMVASDVAARMRYLKEDVHTACEHIIQGELKEMGGEGGLIAIDSQGEIHFGMNSSGMYRASVDVDGTVEVKIYADD
- a CDS encoding WD40 repeat domain-containing protein; protein product: MRIFFHSLLYAIVITLLNGCFFFQQNDQRWDIEPNGATSFALSRDGRFALLYSQKKHLLLWDLAENQELAQLGEQDQESSPVTRIKISDNGRYAVTASQMNFAVWDLTWTQAEGLWSISDGLIRDVDISSNGEKVLLGLSNGKAIYVDLVTGRRLEFLAHREKVNSVSLSSNGRYALSGGNDYKAYLWDTETGLVLRTFEHEQRVVRVVLQRDGELAFTSDGGNQAIVWDLETGKPQAELQSWSRQLIFSTARFSDDGLQLVTGTPSSQVSIWDTQTGKRIARYEAEPLKDARPPRAVVYDAAFDNQSRVISGTSAGIAQAWNVD